One genomic region from Yarrowia lipolytica chromosome 1C, complete sequence encodes:
- a CDS encoding uncharacterized protein (Compare to YALI0C01287g, similar to uniprot|Q86TN4 Homo sapiens tRNA splicing 2 phosphotransferase 1, similar to Saccharomyces cerevisiae TPT1 (YOL102C); ancestral locus Anc_3.88), translated as MPRPRREMTPDEEYSRKLSYILRHGATKEKLPIREDGYLSVGVLLNRAGIKGKWNLEDTKRVVRDNDKQRYKLIFEPTEKQPKEPTDPNDCTGYWIRANQGHTINTKVEMKALKTPEDFPTLEIFHATSKQVLPIVLKEGLSKMKRQHIHLATDLVTEGGSVAGKRLNREVFIYINVPKALEAGIEFFLSENGVVLTEGKDGKISREFFSKILDKNNQPVDLEALA; from the coding sequence atgccTCGACCCCGACGAGAAATGACGCCTGACGAGGAGTACTCTCGCAAACTGTCGTACATCTTGCGACACGGCGCCACCAAGGAAAAGCTGCCCATTCGAGAAGACGGATACTTGTCTGTAGGTGTGCTGCTCAATAGAGCTGGAATCAAGGGGAAATGGAACCTGGAAGACACCAAGCGGGTTGTGCGAGATAACGACAAACAGAGATACAAGCTCATCTTTGAGCCCACAGAAAAACAGCCCAAAGAACCCACAGACCCCAACGATTGCACGGGATACTGGATCAGAGCTAACCAGGGACACACTATCAACACCAAGGTCGAGATgaaggctctcaagacccCCGAGGACTTCCCCACTCTTGAGATCTTCCACGCCACCTCGAAACAGGTGCTTCCCATTGTACTTAAGGAAGGATTGTCCAAGATGAAACGTCAACATATCCATTTGGCTACCGATCTAGTCACCGAAGGAGGCTCTGTGGCTGGAAAGCGACTTAACAGAGAGGTGTTCATTTACATCAATGTTcccaaggctctggaggccgGAATCGAATTCTTCCTGTCTGAAAATGGTGTTGTCTTGACTGAGGGTAAGGATGGAAAGATCTCTCGAGAGTTCTTCAGTAAGATTCTGGACAAGAATAACCAGCCGGTTGACTTGGAGGCGTTGGCATAG